The following are encoded together in the Mastacembelus armatus chromosome 6, fMasArm1.2, whole genome shotgun sequence genome:
- the cttnbp2 gene encoding cortactin-binding protein 2 produces the protein MASEGASGEQPPPVQALATAVLGSVDTKCEFNMDNLSKPELLTLLSIMEGELEARDLVIEALRAQRKEVFLQERYGHYSLTDPFLALQRDFECGVPGGDKERRPLGSSPISVLEAVMAHCRKMQERMSAQLAAAESRQKRLEMEKLQLQSLEQEHRKLTAQLKDEREKNKHIVMMLVRECKQLATRVVEESQRFDELQARLDEESRTSGRLQEELSTERQRSQQMEAKMEKQLSEFDTEREQLRARLGREEAESHSLRQQVEQLRTERGDEKDGAAGAEPAATSTPPKAKALTSVSVATEPISSRTASCQTDLPPTEVEGPKKTPLTIPIKPTPANYVGLSLPKTSGRGLVHSSSGGLAQTENGSEGQTPHNLPSGVSPRVQAARYKFQEQDQNGTASQSPPARDLSPTNRDNFAAKQQARHTVTQVLSRFTSPTAGGAGPLRPGLPHSASEGGPFPSRLSHPIGLKSPTVARIDRGNPPPIPPKKPGLSQTPSPPHPPIKVVGDSSRSPGAGLKPATPQLPPKPALDLVPALTASQVGACSPGSGRGPQRQPAAACAECSPVISPATTVSSPSFITPPSTSSSISAPSSHSPRVSASSPLATASGWCPSVVSSLSGGGPAALDGGRPLLLQAASQGNVTLLSMLLNQPDPTTNTITTTTTSTTTITSTTSMENKPNHLDQDHLLYHDHNQTSALFAAAQNGHTECVKLLLSSGSPADASDENGFTPLHVAAAHGHSGCVEALLAAGAAVDVAAEGQTSLFLACEAGSLDCVRVLLSAGADRSHTTTDGCTALHATVRSGHVHILRLLLCYRSQGDPNVTPDTPGTLALPAALLNQANSDGWTAAHMAAALGLKECLEVLCSHSDQDIERRDKCNRTIHDVATDDCKDLLENLYSYRVLVRLQCCGAGGAGSMCPVEALEEEVRGGSISYIVLGRVSVDRSTRWAQLSAALSHAFTSHLYILCGDCQTAREEAQRPPLGLGPTSISSFLIGDTEWLPGQELPLSPWDLVRKPLSQCITIRLKGLSESRLDELALESLFPLPLLHNYVRLVEQYGNLIFHGLESSCQEYIANVVARCIKSKQEAGGLGCDVVRVEVEESLSKEQLLETFITCGFLVPAVGLGVRVPPAHTGRCVVVLLEGLEKASSLTGLLGDLCHSLDNRGCASPLVLNTGPHHFCEGNFLIATLSKPRLQGSELRLQQHFRWVTLRWDQEPLHGLLGRHLRRKVLHKVGTGVWTPDGAMERSVLWVDQVWQQLNACLSRLGTHEALLGPQLFLSCPVVPNNTQAIVRWLARLWNAVVVPRVEEAIISRVTAKRSSSSSSSSAQRPSPSNGGLSAGQQAVVKAALSILVNKAVLLGCPLTRHEIDRYLLEFRGGTFPLSAIGSYKGSGAGGGRKGRDSSKLRRSNTSPWKKGGPAINWTCGGSFREGSLSSTDVSFITNGKVKREPVGLSVFSDDETDLIRELQTMCSSKSEPDISRISQAKDDLILFSSSPSEASPPHKTERETAIQQRPQTQIVVDQSSRSSGQAATQSSERRSGPRIKSQLPVPSSRGQQTRATTAAATTTTITTSSSSSSPIQTQTPPSRSRTPHSSRKKQAPNNSSNNYYYRNNIDDNNHSHEDIWILHRDLHENK, from the exons GCTCAGAGGAAGGAGGTGTTTCTCCAAGAACGCTACGGCCACTACAGCCTGACCGACCCCTTCCTGGCGCTTCAGAGGGACTTTGAGTGTGGGGTCCCCGGAGGAGACAAGGAGCGGCGGCCCCTGGGCTCCAGCCCCATCTCTGTCTTGGAGGCCGTCATGGCCCACTGCAGGAAGATGCAGGAACGCATGTCAGCACAGCTGGCTGCTGCCGAGAGCCGCCAGAAGAGG ctggAGATGGAGAAGCTGCAGCTCCAAAGTCTGGAGCAGGAGCATCGCAAGCTGACGGCGCAGCTGAAGGATGAGCGTGAGAAGAACAAGCACATTGTGATGATGTTGGTGCGTGAGTGCAAGCAGCTCGCCACACGGGTTGTAGAGGAGTCGCAGCGCTTCGACGAGCTGCAGGCTCGTCTGGACGAGGAGAGTCGCACCTCTGGGCGGCTGCAGGAGGAGCTAAGCACCGAGCGGCAGCGTAGCCAACAGATGGAGGCCAAGATGGAAAAGCAGCTGTCGGAGTTTGACACAGAGCGGGAACAGCTGCGAGCCAGGCTGGGCCGTGAGGAGGCCGAGAGCCACAGTCTGCGGCAGCAGGTGGAGCAGCTCAGGACTGAACGGGGCGATGAGAAGGATGGTGCTGCTGGAGCAGAGCCTGCTGCTACCAGCACACCACCCAAAGCAAAAGCTCTGACGTCTGTTTCCGTAGCCACAGAGCCCATCAGTTCTCGAACAGCATCTTGCCAAACGGACCTGCCCCCCACTGAGGTGGAGGGTCCCAAGAAGACCCCCCTTACTATACCTATCAAACCAACCCCTGCCAACTATGTGGGCCTGAGCCTGCCAAAGACGTCTGGTCGTGGGCTCGTCCACAGCAGCTCAGGAGGACTGGCACAGACCGAGAACGGCTCAGAGGGCCAAACCCCCCACAACTTGCCCAGTGGTGTCAGCCCCCGTGTCCAGGCTGCCCGCTACAAGTTCCAGGAACAGGACCAAAACGGCACAGCGTCCCAGAGTCCTCCAGCCCGCGACCTCTCCCCTACCAACCGTGACAACTTTGCCGCCAAGCAGCAAGCCCGACACACCGTAACACAGGTCCTTTCACGCTTCACCAGCCCTACAGCAGGAGGTGCTGGACCCCTGCGTCCAGGCCTGCCCCACTCTGCCTCAGAGGGAGGCCCTTTTCCCAGCCGCCTGAGCCATCCCATCGGCCTCAAGTCTCCCACGGTGGCCAGGATCGACCGGGGAAATCCTCCCCCTATCCCTCCCAAAAAGCCAGGGCTTTCCCAGACCCCCTCTCCCCCTCATCCACCAATCAAGGTGGTGGGGGACAGCAGCCGCTCCCCTGGGGCTGGGCTAAAACCAGCCACGCCCCAACTGCCGCCCAAACCTGCCCTGGACCTGGTCCCAGCCTTGACGGCCTCTCAGGTGGGTGCCTGCTCCCCGGGGTCTGGCCGGGGCCCTCAGCGGCAGCCGGCAGCAGCATGTGCAGAGTGCTCCCCAGTCATCAGCCCTGCCACCACTGTCAGTAGCCCCTCCTTCATAACCCCCCCCTCCACATCCTCCTCCATTAGTGCTCCATCCTCCCATAGCCCCCGTGTCTCAGCAAGCAGCCCCCTGGCAACAGCATCAG GCTGGTGTCCCTCCGTAGTCTCCTCTCTAAGCGGCGGTGGGCCTGCTGCCCTGGACGGCGGGCGCCCCCTGCTCCTCCAAGCTGCTTCCCAGGGAAATGTCACTTTATTGTCAATGCTGCTTAACCAACCTGACCCGACCACCAACACCATCACCACTACCACCACTTCTACCACCACCATCACTTCTACCACCTCCATGGAGAACAAGCCCAATCACCTTGACCAAGACCACCTCCTCTACCACGACCACAACCAAACCTCTGCcttgtttgctgctgctcagaACGGACACACAG agtgtgtgaagctgctgctgtcttcAGGATCGCCTGCTGATGCTTCCGATGAAAATGGATTCACACCTTTGCACGTCGCTGCTGCACACGGCCACAGCGG ctGCGTGGAGGCTCTTCTGGCTGCAGGAGCTGCCGTGGACGTGGCGGCGGAGGGCCAGACCTCCCTCTTCCTGGCCTGTGAGGCGGGAAGCCTGGACTGCGTCCGGGTCCTGCTGAGCGCCGGAGCCGATCGCTCCCACACCACCACG GACGGCTGTACAGCTCTCCACGCCACGGTGCGTTCAGGACACGTGCACATACTGCGTCTCCTCCTCTGCTACCGGTCTCAGGGTGACCCCAATGTGACCCCTGACACCCCCGGGACACTGGCACTGCCTGCTGCCCTGCTGAACCAGGCCAACAGCGATGGCTGGACAGCTGCACACATGGCCGCTGCCCTGGGCCTCAAG gagtGTCTGGAGGTCCTGTGCAGCCACAGTGACCAGGACATCGAGAGAAGGGATAAATGTAATCGCACTATTCACGACGTGGCAACTGACGACTGCAAAGATCTACTTGAAAAcctct ACTCGTACCGGGTCCTGGTCCGGCTCCAGTGCTGCGGTGCAGGAGGAGCAGGCTCCATGTGTCCGGTGGaggctctggaggaggaggtgagggggGGCAGCATCAGCTACATAGTGCTGGGCAGAGTGTCGGTCGACCGGTCGACGCGCTGGGCTCAGCTGAGCGCCGCCCTCAGCCATGCCTTCACCTCCCACCTGTACATCCTGTGTGGAGACTGTCAGACAGCCAGGGAGGAGGCGCAGCGCCCCCCATTAGGCCTCGGCCCCACCAGCATCTCCTCCTTTCTTATCG GAGATACTGAGTGGTTGCCAGGTCAGGAACTGCCTTTATCCCCCTGGGACCTGGTCCGAAAGCCTCTCAGCCAGTGCATCACCATCCGCCTCAAAG GTCTGTCTGAGTCTCGTCTTGACGAGCTGGCTCTGGAATCCCTCTTCCCGCTGCCGCTGCTACACAACTACGTCCGCCtg gtggaACAGTATGGCAACCTCATCTTTCACGGGCTGGAGAGCAGCTGTCAGGAGTACATCGCCAACGTGGTCGCTCGCTGCATCAAG TCGAAGCAGGAGGCGGGGGGGCTCGGCTGTGACGTCGtgagggtggaggtggaggagagcctgagcaaagagcagctgctggagACTTTCATCACCTGTG GTTTCCTGGTTCCAGCAGTGGGTTTGGGGGTCAGGGTGCCACCTGCTCACACTGGTCGCTGTGTAGTTGTCCTGCTGGAGGGACTGGAGAAGGCCTCATCCCTGACAGGGCTGCTGGGAGACCTCTGCCACAGCCTGGACAACAGAGGCTGTGCTTCCCCGCTGGTCCTGAACACCG GTCCCCACCATTTCTGTGAGGGCAACTTCTTGATTGCAACGCTGTCGAAGCCGCGGCTGCAGGGATCAGAGCTCCGCCTCCAGCAGCATTTCCGCTGGGTGACTCTTCGCTGGGACCAGGAGCCGCTGCACGGCCTGCTGGGAAGGCACCTCCGCAGGAAAGTGCTTCACAAG GTGGGGACCGGAGTTTGGACACCTGATGGTGCCATGGAGCGGTCGGTGCTTTGGGTGGACCAGGTTTGGCAGCAGCTTAATGCCTGTCTGTCCCGTCTGGGGACCCATGAGGCTTTGCTGGGCCCACAGCTCTTCCTGTCCTGCCCTGTGGTACCAAACAACACACAGGCAATCGtcag gtggcTGGCTCGCCTCTGGAACGCTGTGGTCGTTCCCCGTGTGGAGGAAGCCATCATCTCCCGGGTAACAGCCAAgcgctcctcctcttcctcatcgtCATCAGCACAGCGGCCGTCTCCTAGCAACGGTGGGCTGAGTGCCGGGCAGCAGGCTGTGGTGAAAGCCGCTCTCAGCATCCTGGTCAACAAGGCTGTTCTCCTGGGCTGCCCTCTGACTCGACACG AAATTGACAGGTACCTGCTGGAGTTTCGGGGCGGGACTTTCCCTCTGTCAGCCATCGGCTCTTATAAAGGAAGTGGTGCTGGAGGAGGCAGGAAGGGGCGGGACAGTAGCAAGCTGAGACGTTCCAACACTAGTCCATGGAAGAAGGGAGGCCCCGCCATAAACTGGACCTGTGGCGGTTCCTTCAGAGAGG GGTCACTATCCAGCACTGATGTCAGCTTCATCACCAATGGCAAAGTTAAGAG GGAGCCTGTAggtctgtctgttttctctgacgACGAGACAGATCTGATCAGAGAGCTGCAGACCATGTGTTCCAGCAAGTCAGAGCCAGACATCAGCAGG ATCTCTCAGGCCAAAGACGACTTGATCCTGTTCTCCAGCTCTCCCAGTGAAGCGTCGCCTCCTCATAAGACTGAGCGGGAAACCGCCATCCAACAGCGACCGCAGACACAG ATTGTTGTTGATCAGTCCAGCCGCAGCTCCGGCCAGGCAGCCACCCAGAGCAGCGAGCGCCGTTCAGGCCCTCGTATCAAATCTCAACTTCCCGTCCCcagcagcagggggcagcagacACGAGCCACCACCGCTGCCGCCACCACCACGACAATCACcacgagcagcagcagcagcagccccatcCAAACCCAGACGCCCCCCAGCCGCAGCAGAACAccccacagcagcagaaaaaagcAGGCtccaaacaacagcagcaacaattacTACTACCGCAACAACATCGATGACAACAACCACTCACATGAGGACATCTGGATCCTCCACAGAGAcctgcatgaaaacaaatag